Part of the Rhizobiales bacterium NRL2 genome is shown below.
GTGGCTCCGATCCCCCTGAAACCGGTTCTACCGGCCCGAACGTTGAGATTGCGTTACGACCGCGCGCTTTTACGCGGCGGCGGATCATTCCGCAAGGGAACTCGGCCCGGATGCGGTCGGGCCCCTCGAACGGCGGGGTTTGCGCGCCCCGGCGACTTGTGATTAATGACGGCGACCATTCCAGACAGCGGCGCCGTCCCGGCGCGGGGGGAGAGACAATGAAACTGAAGGGTGCAGCGGTCGTCGTCACGGGCGGCGCTTCCGGTCTTGGCGGCGCCACGGCGCGCGAGCTGGCTTCCGCCGGCGCGAAGGTGACGATCTTCGATCTCAACGAGGATCTGGGCAACAAGATCGCCGGCGAGATCGGCGGCGTGTTCGCGAAGTGCAATGTCGCCGACGAGGCCTCCGCCGAGGCCGCGTTCAAGACCGCCAGCGATGCCCACGGACCCTGCCGCGTGCTGATCAACTGCGCCGGCATCGGCACCGCGACCAAGACCACCTCGAAAGGCACGCCGCATCCGCTCGACGCCTTCAGGAAGGTGATCGACGTCAACCTGATCGGCACCTTCAACTGCATCCGTCTGGCCGCCACCGAGATGGCGGCGGGCGAGCCGGACGACAACGGCGACCGGGGCGTCATCGTCAACACCGCGTCGGTCGCGGCCTTCGACGGCCAGATCGGCCAGGCGGCCTATTCGGCCTCGAAGGGCGGCATCGTCGGCATGACGCTGCCGATCGCGCGCGACCTGATGAATGACGGCATCCGCGTCTGCACCATCGCGCCGGGCCTGTTCATGACGCCGCTGCTGGCCAGCCTGCCGGACAACGTCAAGGACGCGCTGGCCGCCTCCGTGCCGTTCCCGAAGCGCCTCGGCGATCCGTCGGAATACGCGCACATGGCCCGCACCATCATCGAGAACCAGATGCTGAACGGCGAGACCATCCGTCTGGACGGCGCCATCCGCATGGCGCCGCGGTAGCTCCTT
Proteins encoded:
- a CDS encoding 3-hydroxy-2-methylbutyryl-CoA dehydrogenase, producing MKLKGAAVVVTGGASGLGGATARELASAGAKVTIFDLNEDLGNKIAGEIGGVFAKCNVADEASAEAAFKTASDAHGPCRVLINCAGIGTATKTTSKGTPHPLDAFRKVIDVNLIGTFNCIRLAATEMAAGEPDDNGDRGVIVNTASVAAFDGQIGQAAYSASKGGIVGMTLPIARDLMNDGIRVCTIAPGLFMTPLLASLPDNVKDALAASVPFPKRLGDPSEYAHMARTIIENQMLNGETIRLDGAIRMAPR